One stretch of Variovorax sp. TBS-050B DNA includes these proteins:
- a CDS encoding NAD(P)/FAD-dependent oxidoreductase, producing MSTPHRFDVVVVGAGAAGLFCAGLAGQRGLRVLLVDHAERIAEKIRISGGGRANFTNRDLDVRAPQRHYIGDNPNFCRSALSRYAPQQFIDLVQKHGIAFHEKHKGQLFCDGSSQQIIDMLLAECAAGGVTHWQPCRLGEIVFSAPEAGATGPGCYRIESSKGPIETPKLVIATGGLSIPQIGASDFGYRIAGQFGLRVVPPRPALVPLTFGGEAWAPYAALAGLALPVRIETGAKKEKTAFLEDLLFTHRGLSGPAVLQISSYWKPGAPLVLDFAPGVDVAEALGDAKRRSKKLIANELAALVPARLADAWVGQDPALQRPVNEAADKALAALAERIARWQIVPSGTEGYKKAEVTAGGVDTRDLSSQTMESKQPGLYFIGEVVDVTGWLGGYNFQWAWASAHACAMAL from the coding sequence TTGAGCACGCCCCATCGCTTCGACGTGGTCGTGGTCGGCGCCGGCGCCGCCGGGCTGTTCTGCGCCGGGCTCGCGGGACAGCGCGGCCTGCGGGTGCTGCTGGTGGACCACGCCGAGCGCATCGCCGAGAAGATCCGCATCTCGGGCGGCGGCCGCGCCAACTTCACCAACCGCGACCTCGACGTGCGCGCGCCGCAGCGCCACTACATCGGCGACAACCCGAATTTCTGCCGCTCGGCGCTCTCGCGCTATGCGCCGCAGCAGTTCATCGACCTGGTGCAGAAGCATGGCATCGCCTTCCACGAGAAGCACAAGGGCCAGCTGTTCTGCGACGGTTCCTCGCAGCAGATCATCGACATGCTGCTGGCCGAGTGCGCCGCCGGCGGCGTGACGCACTGGCAGCCCTGCCGGCTCGGCGAGATCGTCTTTTCCGCGCCGGAAGCAGGCGCAACGGGCCCGGGCTGCTACCGGATCGAGAGCAGCAAGGGGCCGATCGAAACGCCGAAGCTCGTGATCGCGACCGGCGGCCTGTCGATCCCGCAGATCGGCGCGAGCGACTTCGGCTACCGCATCGCCGGGCAGTTCGGCCTGCGCGTGGTGCCGCCGCGTCCGGCGCTGGTGCCGCTGACCTTCGGCGGCGAGGCCTGGGCGCCCTACGCCGCGCTCGCCGGCCTGGCGCTGCCGGTGCGCATCGAGACCGGTGCGAAGAAGGAGAAGACGGCCTTCCTCGAGGACCTGCTGTTCACCCACCGCGGGCTCTCGGGCCCGGCGGTGCTGCAGATCTCGAGCTACTGGAAGCCCGGCGCGCCGCTGGTGCTCGACTTCGCGCCCGGCGTCGACGTGGCCGAGGCCCTGGGCGACGCCAAGCGGCGCTCGAAGAAGCTGATCGCCAACGAGCTCGCCGCACTGGTCCCCGCACGGCTCGCCGACGCCTGGGTCGGCCAGGACCCGGCCCTGCAGCGCCCCGTCAACGAAGCCGCCGACAAGGCCCTGGCCGCCCTCGCCGAGCGGATCGCGCGCTGGCAGATCGTGCCGAGCGGCACCGAGGGCTACAAGAAGGCCGAAGTCACCGCGGGCGGCGTCGACACGCGCGACCTTTCCTCCCAGACCATGGAATCGAAGCAGCCGGGGCTGTATTTCATCGGCGAAGTGGTCGACGTGACCGGCTGGCTCGGCGGCTACAACTTCCAGTGGGCCTGGGCCAGCGCCCATGCCTGCGCGATGGCCCTGTGA
- a CDS encoding GatB/YqeY domain-containing protein translates to MTLKEQITEDMKTAMRAKDSERLGTIRLLLAALKQKEVDERVELDDAMVVAIVDKLVKQRKDSVAAFTQGGRTDLAEKEAAEIKVLEVYLPQRMSADEVAAEVKAIVAELGAKGPGDMGKVMGAVKTRLAGKADMGQVSAAVKAALASA, encoded by the coding sequence ATGACCCTCAAAGAACAGATCACCGAAGACATGAAGACCGCTATGCGCGCCAAGGACTCGGAGCGCCTCGGCACCATCCGCCTGCTGCTCGCCGCGCTGAAGCAGAAGGAAGTCGACGAGCGCGTGGAGCTCGACGACGCCATGGTGGTCGCGATCGTCGACAAGCTGGTCAAGCAGCGCAAGGACTCGGTCGCCGCCTTCACCCAGGGCGGCCGCACCGACCTGGCCGAGAAGGAAGCCGCCGAGATCAAGGTGCTCGAGGTCTACCTGCCGCAGCGCATGAGCGCCGACGAAGTGGCCGCCGAAGTCAAGGCCATCGTGGCCGAACTCGGCGCCAAGGGCCCGGGCGACATGGGCAAGGTGATGGGCGCGGTCAAGACGCGCCTTGCCGGCAAGGCCGACATGGGCCAGGTGAGCGCGGCGGTCAAGGCTGCCCTCGCGAGCGCCTGA
- a CDS encoding NUDIX domain-containing protein, with amino-acid sequence MQGGGDCTTVIPKACACLVDAGGRLLVFRHPGDGNMQLPKGTIEPGEAPEVAARRELLEESGIDHVGPLQPLGTLERECEAGIEGNTIRHAQRWHLFLMRADRPLPETFEHVAMGSPEEDGLVFSFSWLSAGDDISQFTPPYRQTIERVREALAAAR; translated from the coding sequence ATGCAAGGCGGCGGCGACTGCACCACGGTGATCCCGAAGGCCTGCGCCTGCCTCGTGGACGCGGGCGGCCGGCTGCTGGTGTTCCGCCATCCCGGCGACGGCAACATGCAGCTGCCCAAGGGCACCATCGAGCCCGGCGAAGCACCGGAGGTCGCGGCGCGGCGCGAGCTGCTCGAGGAATCGGGCATCGACCACGTCGGCCCGCTGCAGCCGCTCGGCACCCTCGAGCGCGAATGCGAGGCCGGCATCGAAGGCAACACCATCCGCCATGCGCAGCGCTGGCACCTGTTCCTGATGCGCGCCGACCGCCCGCTGCCCGAGACCTTCGAGCACGTGGCCATGGGCAGCCCCGAGGAAGACGGGCTCGTGTTCTCGTTCAGCTGGCTCTCGGCCGGCGACGACATCAGCCAGTTCACCCCGCCCTACCGGCAGACCATCGAGCGCGTGCGCGAGGCGCTGGCCGCCGCGCGCTGA
- a CDS encoding sulfite exporter TauE/SafE family protein: MTIIPNELAGHGAAAAAVFLLAGVIKGVIGLGLPTVSMALLALWMPPARAAALLVVPSLVTNLWQTGPRASFMPVLRRIGGMQAGVVAGTLGGACWLGVPAGAWASVALGVALLAYALWGLSGRQWHVDAARARWLGPLVGAATGLVTAATGVFAVPAVPYLQALGFERDALIQAMGISFTTSTVALALGLMVNGGYPLAVAGGSALMLLPALGGMAIGTWWRRRLPVAVFRRCFLAGLALLGAYMVAHALA; encoded by the coding sequence TCGCAGGCCACGGGGCGGCGGCCGCCGCGGTCTTTCTGCTGGCCGGCGTCATCAAGGGCGTGATCGGCCTCGGCCTGCCGACGGTCTCGATGGCGCTGCTCGCGCTGTGGATGCCGCCCGCGCGCGCGGCCGCGCTGCTGGTCGTGCCTTCGCTCGTGACCAACCTCTGGCAGACCGGCCCGCGCGCCAGCTTCATGCCGGTGCTGCGGCGCATCGGCGGCATGCAGGCGGGGGTGGTGGCGGGCACGCTCGGCGGCGCATGCTGGCTCGGGGTGCCGGCCGGCGCCTGGGCCTCGGTGGCGCTGGGCGTGGCGCTGCTGGCCTATGCGCTCTGGGGCCTCTCGGGCCGACAGTGGCACGTGGATGCGGCGCGTGCGCGCTGGCTCGGGCCGCTGGTCGGCGCGGCGACGGGGCTGGTCACGGCCGCGACCGGCGTGTTCGCGGTGCCGGCGGTGCCGTACCTGCAGGCGCTGGGCTTCGAGCGCGATGCGCTGATCCAGGCGATGGGCATCTCCTTCACCACCTCGACCGTCGCGCTGGCGCTCGGGCTCATGGTCAACGGCGGCTATCCGCTCGCCGTGGCGGGAGGATCGGCGCTGATGCTGTTGCCGGCGCTCGGCGGCATGGCGATCGGCACCTGGTGGCGCAGGCGCCTGCCGGTGGCGGTGTTCCGGCGCTGCTTTCTCGCGGGGCTCGCCCTGCTGGGCGCGTACATGGTGGCGCACGCGCTCGCCTGA
- the rpsU gene encoding 30S ribosomal protein S21, which produces MTTIRVKENEPFDVALRRFKRTIEKLGLLTDLRAREFYEKPTAERKRKKAAAVKRHYKRVRSMQLPKKLY; this is translated from the coding sequence ATGACCACCATCCGCGTTAAAGAAAACGAGCCTTTCGACGTCGCCCTGCGCCGCTTCAAGCGCACCATCGAAAAGCTCGGCCTGCTGACCGACCTGCGCGCCCGCGAGTTCTACGAAAAGCCGACCGCCGAGCGCAAGCGCAAGAAGGCAGCGGCCGTCAAGCGCCACTACAAGCGCGTGCGCAGCATGCAGCTGCCCAAGAAGCTGTACTGA